The nucleotide window CTCCAACAGCGCTGCGTATTGCTTCGTCAGTGCGTTCTTCGGCTCCTTGAGGATCCGCACGAAATCCTGCTGCGTCAGATCCTGCAATTCCACGCGGATCGGAAACCGCCCCTGCAATTCCGGCATCAACTCGCTGGGCTTGGCACGATGAAACGCCCCGGCCGCGATGAACAGCACGTGATCGGTCTTCACGTAGCCGTACTTGGTTTGAACCGTGGTCCCTTCCACGATCGGCAACAGATCTCGCTGCACGCCCTGGCGCGAGACATCCGCCCCGCGGCCCCCTTCGCTCGCCACGACCTTGTCGATCTCGTCGACAAAGATCATCCCCAGGTTTTCCGCCAGTTCGATCGCCCGCGCGTTGACCTTTTCCTCATTGATCAGCGCGTCGCATTCTTGCTCGAACAGCACCTTCTGCGCCTCGGGCACAGTGAGCTCGCGGCGGTGCGATTGCTTCGGGATGATCTTCTCGAACATCCCCTGCAAGTCGATGTCGTTGTGTTCGATTGCATTTCCGGTCAGGAACAGCGGCGCGACACGGTGCTCGACTGTGAGCTCCACCTTGCGATCGCCCAACTCCCCCGTGCGCAACATGGCCCGCAGCTTCTCGCGACTTCGCTGCCGCCGCTCCGCCGCGTCCGCCTCTCCTTCGGGGTCCGCCGTGCGCGGCGTCGCCGGAGACAGTAAGTCCAACAGCCGTTCCTCCGCCCGGGTATGCGCGGCTTCCTGCACTTCGGCCCGCTCCGTCTCGCGCACCAGGCCGATGGCGTTCTCGACCAACTCCCGTACCATGCTTTCCACGTCGCGCCCGTAGTAACCGACCTCGGTGTACTTGGTCGCTTCCACTTTAACGAACGGTGCGCCGGTCATCTTCGCCAACCGCCGCGCGATCTCGGTTTTGCCCACGCCCGTGGGGCCAATCATCAAAATGTTCTTCGGCGCAACTTCCGCGCGCAGCTCTTCCGGCAATTGCTGCCGCCGCCAACGATTGCGAATGGCGATCGCCACGGCCCGCTTGGCGTCGCGCTGTCCGACAATATGGCGATCCAGTTCCGCGACGATTTCGCGCGGCGTCATTTCGCGCACGGCATTTCCTCCACGGCGATATTCAAGTTCGTGTAGATATCGATCCCCGCCGCGATCTCCAACGACTTTCGCACGATCTGGGCCGCGGAAAGATCCGCGTGTGCCATCAACGCGCGAGCAGCCGCCACGGCGAAATTGCCCCCCGAGCCGATCCCTAACACGCCGTCCGTCGGTTGAATCACGTCGCCGTTGCCGGTCACTAACAGCGTATGCTTCTCGTCCACCACGGCCAGCAACGCCTCCAGCCGCCGCAACGCCCGGTCGGTCCGCCAATCCTTGGCCAACTCCGTCGCCGCCCGCGGCACGTTGCCGGGATAGTCCTTGAGCTTGGCCTCGAACCGCTCCAGCAACGCAAACGCGTCGGCGCTCGACCCGGCAAACCCGGTGATCACCTTCTGATCGTGCAACCGGCGAATCTTATTCGCGTCGGCCTTCATAATGGTGTTGCCGAGCGTAACCTGCCCGTCGCCGCCAATGGCCACAGCACCTCGATGCCGCACCGTGAGAATCGTCGTCGAGTGAGTTTGCATGAAAATCCGGCTGGTTTCAGGAAACGCTCCCATTGTCCGGACCGACCCGGCACGGGAACAGGGGTGGCCCGCCCGGCGACAGGCGTTCTCCCCTTTCTCGCGGCTGGTCAGCGTGAGCTTGAGCACGCGCGCGGCGGTCTGCGCGTCCTCATAGAACACCTCATAAAAATCCCCCATCCGAAACAGCAACAACGCCTCGGGACAAGCCCGTTTGGCGTTGCGGTATTGCTGCATCATGGGGAGTTGGACATGGGCTCAGCGGACTTTCGGGCGAATTGACACCATTCTGTTGCGATCGTAGCAGAGGGCACTTCGTGTTCACAGGGCAGGAGAAAGAGGGCAAAGACGTCGTTCGCCCTGCTGTGGCGCGCGAAGCGGTTCTTGCGCGGACTACGGACCGCCCAACGGCGAAGCTGGAAATGAAAATGCCGCAGGCTCTACGTCGTTGCCCAGTGACCGCGGCTTCGGTATTCGACGAATTGAAATAGCAAAGCCGCTGTTTTGGCTAGTCATTCCATTAAGATCAATTCGCCATTCTCGCTCTCTTGAATCCGCATGGTAGACGGGATTCATTTCCAGCCAAGTGTTTTGAGGCATCCGCCTTGTGCTGGCGATCTGAGTCAACATCGACGAAATCGCCGGCGCTTCCCGACTTGAAGTGTAGTCAGGCGACTTGAGTTGTGATTGGATTGCTGCGACGATTTCGTCTTCGGTTAACGGCACCATCGACTTCAGTGCAGGATCCACAGCGGCCCGAGAATTAAAAGCCATCACGACGGTGCTCAACGGGACACTCACGTACCACTCATAAACGCGCATGCTCAGCCAAATCAGGACTGCAATCGTCGCGATCAAGGCGAACAAACGCTGCAAGCCAAACTTGAATTTCCCATTATGAGTAACTGTCACTTCGTTTGACACTTCAGCTCCCTTCAGATAAACGGTTCCCCAGACGCAGCCGTCGCCGTTCATAATTCTAACTGGTATTTTCGACGACAACGACGTAAGATTTAACCAGCGACCAGTAGTGGCCGACTCCGGTTGACCCTGGACTAAGTCCCTGGCCGCTCCTTTTTATGCGATCAGCGATCAAATCTCAGTTTTGAGCGAGGATGACCGCTCGTCGGTCGTCAAAGACGCAATAAGCCGCTCCGCGTCCGCCTCATCGTTATAGGCATGCGCACTCACGCGAATCTTCCCGGCGCGGTTGTTCAGCACCACGCCGCGATCCAAACATTGCCGCCGCACCGTGTTGGGGTCTACGCCGGGAAGCGTGAACGAGATGATGCCCGAAGCGTGGCGCGGGTTGCGATCACTGGCGATGGTCGCGCCCAGCCTAGTCAAACGCTCGCAGATCTGGTCCGTGACTTGCAGGATGCGTGCGCCGATCGCGCTTGCGCCGTGTTCCAGCAGTAGTTCCAAGCTGCCGCCGAGGCCCAGGATGCCGGGCATATTCCAGGTGCCGCCTTCGTAACGCGCTGCGCTTGCGCGCAAGTTCAATTCAATTCGCGTGTAGTCCGACGAATGCGCCACGCTGTGCCAGCCGAGATTGATCGGGCGCAGCAGATCGAGATGTTCGCGCCGTAGGTAAAATAGCCCGGCGCCTTCGGGACCGAGTAACCACTTGTGGCCGTCGGCGGCGAGGAAATCGATCGGCGTACGTTCGACGTCGAGCGGAAACACGCCGAGCCCTTGAATGGCGTCGACGAACAGATGCGCGCCGCGTTCATGGGCGAATTGCACCGCTTCGTCCAGGTCGACGCGGTAGCCGGTCGAGTAGCCGACCCAGCTCAGTGCAATGATGCGGGTGCGGTTATCACAAGCCTCGGCCATCTTGTCCCAGTCGATGCGTCCGTCGGGGCACTCCACGCGCCTCGCAACAACGCCGCGCGCGGCGAGGTTCATCCAGGGATATTGATTCGACGGAAACTCATTCGCGGGGAAGACAACGTTATCGCCCGATCGCCAGGGATAGCCCTCGGCCACGAGGTTGATGCCGGCTGTGGTGTTGGCGACGTGAGCGACTTCCTCTTTCGGGGCGCCCAAGAGCCGCGCCCCCAATTCGCGGATGCGTTCCACTTCGCGCGAAAGCTTAGTCGAGTGCGCATCGCCGTTTGCGGCGTATTCTTCCGCCCAGGCCAGGATCGCCTGCTGCGCCCGGCCGGAGAGCGGGGCCACGGCGGCGTGGTCGAAATAGGCCCAATTCTTGGCGACCGGCGTTTCCGCGCGGAAGGCTGCCCAAGGGCTCATCGAAGTAGCGCTCATGGGAAAAACTCGTTCATTTGCCACACTTGCCTAGCTTCACGCCGCGAACCTGACCTGGAACGGCCCTCGCGGCGTCACTATACTCCCGCCCCTGATCGTGCCGGAAGCGCCCGGAGCCATTCCTTTGTCGCCGATTGAACACACTAGCCCGACGCGCCACCGAGGGAGTACGAGCGTCGCCGCTGGTGCGACGTCTACTCCCCCTCGCTTGCGCGTCGGTCTAGTGGGGGCGACCGTACTGCTGTTATCGCTGACTTGCACGTTATCCACCGGTTGCGTGCAGCGGCGGATGACAATTCGCACCAATCCGCCTGGCGCGCTCGTCTACGTCGACAATTACGAGATCGGCCGCACGCCGGTTTCAACCGATTTCATTTACTACGGCACGCGTCGCATTCGCCTGGAAGCGGATGGATACCAGACCTACACGGCCGAGCAGAACTTCTGGCCGCCTTGGTACGAGTTCCCCGGGCTCGATTTCGTGACCGAGAATCTCTGGCCGTGGGAAATCCGCGACGAGCGCGTGGTCGATTTCACGCTGACGCCGCAGATCATCGTGCCGACCGATGCGCTATTGGCCCGGGCGAATGAATTGCGGAGCGGCGGCAAATCGGCCGGTGTTCCCGCAGTCGCGCAGCCTGGCCTGCCGCCAATGACCACGCCAATAGTACCGAGCGCTCCGCCCGCGAATTTCCCTGCGCCGCCACAGCCAGCGCCGATGCCTGGTCGGCAATACGAAACGCTGCCGCCCGGTGGCCAAGCATTACCGGCGCCACCGCCCAAAACTGGCTGGATGCAGCGCTTCTTGTGGTGGAAATAGCGCCGCTTAGCGCCGGCGGTCGAGATGGCCGGACTTGTTGATGGCGCGGATCAGGCGCAGGCCCAGGGCGATACTGGTGATCGAGCCAAGCAGGCCCAAGACGGAGAGTCCCTCGATCCAAGGCGTCGTCTGCCAGGGAAGGATATTCAACAGCGGCGGCACCTTGTAGCTCAGCAGGAGCGACGAGCCGAGAAACAACGCGCTCGTGAGCATGCCAAACACGAGCCGATTGACGCTCGGTTCCAGT belongs to Planctomycetia bacterium and includes:
- a CDS encoding aminotransferase class V-fold PLP-dependent enzyme, encoding MSATSMSPWAAFRAETPVAKNWAYFDHAAVAPLSGRAQQAILAWAEEYAANGDAHSTKLSREVERIRELGARLLGAPKEEVAHVANTTAGINLVAEGYPWRSGDNVVFPANEFPSNQYPWMNLAARGVVARRVECPDGRIDWDKMAEACDNRTRIIALSWVGYSTGYRVDLDEAVQFAHERGAHLFVDAIQGLGVFPLDVERTPIDFLAADGHKWLLGPEGAGLFYLRREHLDLLRPINLGWHSVAHSSDYTRIELNLRASAARYEGGTWNMPGILGLGGSLELLLEHGASAIGARILQVTDQICERLTRLGATIASDRNPRHASGIISFTLPGVDPNTVRRQCLDRGVVLNNRAGKIRVSAHAYNDEADAERLIASLTTDERSSSLKTEI
- a CDS encoding PEGA domain-containing protein yields the protein MTIRTNPPGALVYVDNYEIGRTPVSTDFIYYGTRRIRLEADGYQTYTAEQNFWPPWYEFPGLDFVTENLWPWEIRDERVVDFTLTPQIIVPTDALLARANELRSGGKSAGVPAVAQPGLPPMTTPIVPSAPPANFPAPPQPAPMPGRQYETLPPGGQALPAPPPKTGWMQRFLWWK
- the hslV gene encoding ATP-dependent protease subunit HslV, translated to MQTHSTTILTVRHRGAVAIGGDGQVTLGNTIMKADANKIRRLHDQKVITGFAGSSADAFALLERFEAKLKDYPGNVPRAATELAKDWRTDRALRRLEALLAVVDEKHTLLVTGNGDVIQPTDGVLGIGSGGNFAVAAARALMAHADLSAAQIVRKSLEIAAGIDIYTNLNIAVEEMPCAK
- the hslU gene encoding ATP-dependent protease ATPase subunit HslU, producing MREMTPREIVAELDRHIVGQRDAKRAVAIAIRNRWRRQQLPEELRAEVAPKNILMIGPTGVGKTEIARRLAKMTGAPFVKVEATKYTEVGYYGRDVESMVRELVENAIGLVRETERAEVQEAAHTRAEERLLDLLSPATPRTADPEGEADAAERRQRSREKLRAMLRTGELGDRKVELTVEHRVAPLFLTGNAIEHNDIDLQGMFEKIIPKQSHRRELTVPEAQKVLFEQECDALINEEKVNARAIELAENLGMIFVDEIDKVVASEGGRGADVSRQGVQRDLLPIVEGTTVQTKYGYVKTDHVLFIAAGAFHRAKPSELMPELQGRFPIRVELQDLTQQDFVRILKEPKNALTKQYAALLEAEQVHLEFREDAIEALAEYAFRVNQTTQNIGARRLYTIMERLLEELSFDAPERKGSSQTIDAEYVKSRLEAVTQDEDLSKFIL